From the Lacipirellulaceae bacterium genome, the window AAGCGTGACAATTTCCTGAAACGCTTGGCAAGCGAGACGGATGGGCAATATGTCTACGTAAACGTCTCTCAAATGGGCGACTACGTACGAAATGACCAATGACCAAGCGCAAATGACCAAGAGAAGCCGTTGGTCATTGTGACTTGGTCATTGGACATTGCACCATTACGGCTGCGTCGGATACCAAGGCCCGCGAACATAATGCACGCCGAACTGAGCCGTGTCTTGTGGCCACGCAGGAGTGGATTGGTAAGGACCTGCCGAGCCGGGGCCCATGTAGTTGCGACTGAACTGGTGGTCGATCCGCGAGATACGGGCGCTTCCTACGCCCCAACTCCAGTTGGTCTGCATGTTGGCCGTTGGCGGAACAACGAGCGACACAGGCACGCCGTAGTTGGTGTGGGCATACTGTGCGTGCCAGTTGTAACCTTGGGCACGGTACTGGGGAAGCAAGTAGCGTTTGGGGCCGGACGCTTCGGCTTGGCTGCTGCAGGCGAAGATCGCACTGGCAGCGAGAATTGCAAAGAAGGGTTTCATGGAGAGGTTCCTTGTTTTCGTTCTGCTTTCGGGAACGCCATCCCGGCACGCCGGAATTCCCTACGGAGTCAATGTTTCAACAAAGAAAGCTGATGGTTAATCGCTGACAGCTCAATAACGCGGACTCAACTTCCACCAGAGGTGATCCAAACGCAAGCCGTACGTGCGATAGCGAACCTTCGATCGCGTCCAGCCAGCGCCCTGGTTGTGCGTGTAGTGACTTCGCGTGTGGCGATAGAGATACTCGTGCGGCATTAAAGGCTGATAAGTCGTGTAGGTGTGACCAACATTCGCAGGCACAGGCATCGGCGAGATGTACATGTTGGCCGTGGTGCCGCTGGGCTCAGGACCTTCGTGAAAGTTGTAGAACAGGTCGCCCTTGTTCTGGTAACTGATCGTGCGGTCGTACATGCCCTCAGCGTGAGCCGTGGCGGCGGCTTGCCACCAGGCCGCGGCCACTACGGCCAGCAGGCACATCTTCTTCAGCCTCATCTTGTGGAAGTTCTGGGTCATCGTTTCTTCCCCCTCAAATATTTGAAAACTCACGAGCCGAGCTGCGTCAGCACTCGGGTTAATCGGCTTCTCTAGGATTCCCTTTCGGGTGGTGAGGCTCGCGACGATGAGTTTCTTTTTCCCACTCGTAACAGATGTTTCATCTGTATCGGGTCGTGTGTAAAACCCGGGTGGGAATGCGGCCTTGCGACCAGTACAATTGGAGGAATCGCTACAGTTTAACATTGCAAATTCGCTGTTATGCCAACTGTCTTCATTGTAAAAACCTCAAAGAATCACGCTGCTTTATTTCCAAGCACATGTGTAGTTTGCGGGGAGAGTGAGCCAGATCACAACATGAAGGTTGTCACCAGTTCATTCGGCAGATGGATTAGTCTATTAGCCTATGGCTTACCTTTTTTGAGCTTTCACTCAGTTGACGCTCCTGCACACAAAGATTGCATTTGGAGTCTTCACCGAAGAAGAGCATTCAGCTGGATATTGATAGCTGCCAACATCGCATTCGTGATATTCTGGATTTGGCCGAAGCTCAAAGGGGCTGTTCCGGCCTCAGCTGAGATATGGGTGATGTGTGGCACAGTCTTAGTGCTAATGATTCCCCAGCTTGTATTCGAGTTTCTATATCCTCCCTCCTTCGACATTGAACTAGATGGCGCCTTAATCAGATACGAATTCACGAACGAGAAACTGGCTGAAGATTTCGCGGAAAACAATCAGAACGCCGAATTATTCGACGTAGACACTAGATTCTGACTTTCAACAGTTGCAGAGATCTCTCTCTACGACTGCTAAAACTTCATAGATATTCACTCCTCATGGCCAAGAAGAAACGCAAGAAGAAAGTTGCAGCGAAAAGCAAGACCTCCGCCACGCCTCGCAAGAAAAAGCGAAAGAAGAAGGTCAAACGGACGCCCGCGAGCCAATCGGCGGCAGCGTCGAACGGTGCGCCGAGCCAATCGGCGGCAGCGTCGAACGGTGCGCCGAGCCAGAATTCTAAATCGAGGCGGAAACGTCGCGCCACGGCCCAGTCGATGGCCGCGTCGCAGCGCGACATTTCGGTCAGTGAGTTCTTCGCCAAGAACCGCCACCTCTTAGGTTTCGACAATCCGCGCAAAGCGCTGCTCACCACGATTAAGGAAGCGGTCGATAACTCGCTCGACGCCTGCGAGGAGGCAGGTATTTTGCCGGAGATTTGGGTCCACATCGAACAGACCGGCAACGATCGCTACAAGGTGGGCATCCAAGACAATGGGCCGGGGATTCTCAAGAAGCAGATCCCGCTAATCTTCGGTAAGTTGCTCTATGGCTCGAAATTCCACCGCCTACGGCAAAGTCGGGGGCAGCAGGGCATCGGCATTAGCGCGGCGGGCATGTACGGCGTGCAGACGACCGGTAAGCCGATCAAGATCATTTCGAAGGTTTCAGTGCGCAAGCCGGCTCACTACTACGAGCTGCAGATCGACACGAAGCATAACAAGCCGAAGATTATGAACGGCAAAGGGGACGGCGTTGATATTCCCCCTGGAGATAAAGGAATCAAGTACATCGAGAAGCACGGCATCGAGTGGGTCGAGCAGAAGAGCGGCACTCGCGTCACCATCGAACTGCAAGCCAAATACAACCGCGGCCGCGGCAGTGTCGATGAGTACCTGGAGCAAACAGCCATCGCCAACCCACACGTAACGCTGCACTACACGGACCCCGACGACAACACCCGAGATTATCCGCGTTCAACCGAACAGCTTCCGCCTGAGCCGAAAGAAATTTTGCCGCACCCTTACGGTGTTGAGCTGGGCCGGCTCGCCGCGATGCTACAGGACGCGGAAGGGATGACCGTTTCGCAGTTTCTCACTGGGAACTTCTCTCGCGTTACGCCTGCGGTGGCGAGAAAAGTTTGCGAGAAGGCGGGGATCTCCACGCGGGCAAACTCCAAAAAAATGGCACGCCAAGAAGCCGACGCGCTCTATCACGCGATTCAAGAGACGAAGATTTCCAACCCTTCA encodes:
- a CDS encoding DNA topoisomerase VI subunit B, with protein sequence MAKKKRKKKVAAKSKTSATPRKKKRKKKVKRTPASQSAAASNGAPSQSAAASNGAPSQNSKSRRKRRATAQSMAASQRDISVSEFFAKNRHLLGFDNPRKALLTTIKEAVDNSLDACEEAGILPEIWVHIEQTGNDRYKVGIQDNGPGILKKQIPLIFGKLLYGSKFHRLRQSRGQQGIGISAAGMYGVQTTGKPIKIISKVSVRKPAHYYELQIDTKHNKPKIMNGKGDGVDIPPGDKGIKYIEKHGIEWVEQKSGTRVTIELQAKYNRGRGSVDEYLEQTAIANPHVTLHYTDPDDNTRDYPRSTEQLPPEPKEILPHPYGVELGRLAAMLQDAEGMTVSQFLTGNFSRVTPAVARKVCEKAGISTRANSKKMARQEADALYHAIQETKISNPSTDCICPIGEELILKGLHQVVPGEFYAAATRPPGVYRGNPFQIEVGLAYGGAAPAQNVTKELLHELLDETDARTCRQFLINTFNGMGAEAADKILKAAKLGTRQSPSKLTPKQRAGLLDAMKNVNISEGQSMNVLRLANRVPLQFQHGACAITQSVIGNNWRSYGLSQSRGSLPKGPVSVMVHIASVWVPFTSESKEAVASYDEIQKEIRLGLQAVGRKLGMYLRRRLKVRQQTDRREVFLRYLKEVATAVNEINGTKRDELYDQLVKVAKKRTAEADMVMDDRGRKIDQEMDLGENVLIVDPGESEHHINRVATSANDEEE